Part of the Leptotrichia massiliensis genome, GAAAAGAGAAATAGCGATAATTGGAGGTGGCGCTTCAGGTTTTCTGACAGCGATCACTGCAAAGAAAAACGGAAGGGATGTTGTCATTCTGGAAAGAAAGGACAGAGTTCTAAAAAAAGTGCTTACAACTGGAAATGGACGATGCAACTTGACAAATGTAAATGCTTCCAATAGAAATTATTTTGGAATTGAGAAAATGAAGCAGCCTATTGAGAAAATTTTGGAAAGCTTTACTTCACAAGATGCAATGAGATTTTTTGAAGATGAAGTCGGGATTATTTGTAATGAGGAAAATCGAGGGAAAGTTTATCCACTTAGCGGACAGGCTGCATCAATTGTAGATGGACTTAGATTTTATGCACAAAGTCTTGGAATAGAGATAATTACAGATTTTTATGTCACAAAAATTGAAAAGGAAATGTTTGATTTTAAGATAATTTCTGAAGATAAAAAACAAATAATTACCAAAAAAGTAGTTATTGCAACTGGTGGAAAGTCTTATCCTGAACTTGGTTCAAACGGGAGCGGCTATGAGCTGGCAAAAACCTTTGGGCATACTGTTACAGAATTAACGCCTGTTATTGTACAGCTAAAGGCAGAAAAAGAAAAAATTAAAGGTTTAAAAGGAATTAAGTCGGATGTGGAAGTTACAGCTTTTGGAGAAAATGGAAACGGTGAAAAAGAAAAAATTTGTACTTATGATGGTGAACTGCTGTTTACTGATTTTGGCATTTCTGGAAATGTAGTTTTTAACATTTCGTATGTTTTCCCAATTTACAGAAACGTGGAATTTGAAATTGACTTTATGCCAAAATTTACTTATAATGAAATTTTTGAAATTTTGAAAAAACGTCGGACAATATTAAAGGATTTTACAATGGAACAATTTTTTAATGGAGTTGTCAATAAAAAACTGGGACAATTTTTAACAAAATCGGCAGGAATAGAAAAGTTATCAAAAAGTATAAATAAACTTACAGATAACGAGATTCGTAAAATTTGTACAACTTTAAAAAAATATAGAATAAAAATTATTGATACAAACGGCTTTAAAGCGGCTCAAGTTACGGCTGGCGGTATTCCTCTAAGTGAAATAAATCTGGAAAATCTGGAATCAAAAAAAGTTAAAAATCTGTATTTTGCTGGAGAAATACTGG contains:
- a CDS encoding BaiN/RdsA family NAD(P)/FAD-dependent oxidoreductase translates to MKREIAIIGGGASGFLTAITAKKNGRDVVILERKDRVLKKVLTTGNGRCNLTNVNASNRNYFGIEKMKQPIEKILESFTSQDAMRFFEDEVGIICNEENRGKVYPLSGQAASIVDGLRFYAQSLGIEIITDFYVTKIEKEMFDFKIISEDKKQIITKKVVIATGGKSYPELGSNGSGYELAKTFGHTVTELTPVIVQLKAEKEKIKGLKGIKSDVEVTAFGENGNGEKEKICTYDGELLFTDFGISGNVVFNISYVFPIYRNVEFEIDFMPKFTYNEIFEILKKRRTILKDFTMEQFFNGVVNKKLGQFLTKSAGIEKLSKSINKLTDNEIRKICTTLKKYRIKIIDTNGFKAAQVTAGGIPLSEINLENLESKKVKNLYFAGEILDVYGECGGFNLQWAWTSGYFLGKNL